In Geminocystis sp. NIES-3708, a single window of DNA contains:
- a CDS encoding glycosyltransferase family 4 protein, giving the protein MKIAYLINQYPKISHSFIRREIQALEKKGLEIKRYSIRYSEDKLVDIEDKEELKETKFILNVGMIGLLINILKTIIFYPFNFIKTIIFTLKIGYKSDRGIVRNLAYLGEACVLSFWLKQENITHIHAHFGTNSATVAMLSNILFDFTYSFTIHGPEEFDKPETISLPEKIKKATFVVVISSYGKSQVYRWCDYPEWGKIHIIHCGLNEKFIDAKITPITLENNLVCVGRLCPQKGQILLLKAIARLKEKRIICNLTLVGDGELRREIENLAEKLEVKNQIIITGWASSEEVKQQITKAKLMVIPSFAEGLPVVIMESLALGIPVISTYIAGIPELIVNGESGWLIPAGDIDALTIAIESALNLPIEKLEEMGQKGKIAVNKNHNIYQETENLIKLFQSYLSLKNS; this is encoded by the coding sequence ATGAAAATAGCCTATTTAATTAATCAATATCCTAAAATCAGTCATAGTTTTATTCGTCGTGAAATACAAGCATTAGAAAAAAAAGGTTTAGAAATCAAAAGGTATTCTATTCGTTACAGTGAAGATAAATTAGTTGATATAGAAGATAAAGAAGAATTAAAGGAAACTAAATTTATTCTTAATGTCGGCATGATTGGATTATTAATCAATATTTTAAAAACTATAATTTTTTATCCTTTTAATTTTATTAAAACTATAATTTTTACTCTCAAAATTGGCTATAAATCAGATCGAGGAATTGTCCGAAATTTAGCTTATTTAGGCGAGGCCTGTGTTTTATCATTTTGGTTAAAACAAGAGAACATAACCCATATCCATGCTCATTTTGGCACAAATTCCGCCACGGTTGCGATGCTATCTAATATCTTATTTGATTTTACCTACAGTTTTACAATTCATGGTCCGGAAGAATTTGATAAACCGGAAACTATATCTCTTCCTGAAAAGATAAAAAAAGCTACTTTTGTTGTAGTAATTAGTAGTTATGGAAAAAGTCAAGTTTATCGATGGTGTGACTATCCAGAATGGGGAAAAATTCATATCATTCATTGTGGCTTAAATGAGAAATTTATTGATGCAAAAATTACTCCTATTACTTTAGAAAATAATTTAGTTTGTGTTGGAAGATTATGCCCTCAAAAAGGACAAATTCTATTATTAAAAGCCATCGCTAGATTAAAAGAGAAAAGAATAATCTGTAATTTAACTTTAGTAGGAGACGGTGAATTAAGACGAGAAATTGAGAATTTAGCAGAAAAATTAGAGGTAAAAAACCAAATTATAATTACTGGTTGGGCGAGTAGTGAGGAAGTTAAACAACAAATTACTAAGGCTAAATTAATGGTAATACCTAGTTTTGCCGAGGGTTTACCTGTGGTGATTATGGAATCTTTAGCTTTAGGAATACCCGTTATTAGTACTTATATAGCTGGAATACCAGAGTTAATTGTAAATGGTGAATCTGGTTGGTTAATTCCCGCAGGAGATATAGATGCTTTAACCATAGCCATAGAATCGGCTTTAAATTTACCCATTGAAAAATTAGAAGAAATGGGGCAAAAAGGCAAAATAGCAGTTAATAAAAATCATAATATTTATCAAGAAACTGAAAATTTAATAAAATTATTTCAATCTTATCTTAGTTTGAAAAATAGTTAA
- the ribBA gene encoding bifunctional 3,4-dihydroxy-2-butanone-4-phosphate synthase/GTP cyclohydrolase II codes for MSIENIPFNTIEEALADIKSGRSVVVVDDENRENEGDVICAAQFATPDMINFMAVEARGLICLAMTGERLDELDLPLMVTKNTDSNQTAFTVSIDATKHLGVSTGISAEDRAKTIQIAINPNTQPDDLARPGHIFPLRAKKGGVLKRAGHTEAAVDLSRLAGLYPAGVICEIQNPDGSMARLPELYQYAQQHNLKLISIADLISYRLKYDRFVYRETICNFPSQFGNFQIYAYRNTLDGTEHIAIVKGDIHQFGQQPVMVRMHSECLTGDALGSLRCDCRMQLQAALKMIENAGLGVVVYLRQEGRGIGLVNKLKAYTLQDRGFDTVEANEKLGFPADLRDYGMGAQMLNDLGINQIRLITNNPRKIAGLKGYGIEIVDRLPLFIEANDYNSNYLATKAEKLGHLLLQSYLCTVAITWENPLKSATKRYQKLENLRNLARSNNLIVQEETRPVSIALFSQPSMIFHLGFDKPNMVELSWYKNKNHPYLSAILEILTQITSWESLSTLQFLMADAEDPMLGLKVTLDRENIDTDFSVDKLSNKLETQTIYVYHKQ; via the coding sequence GTGTCCATAGAAAACATACCATTTAACACCATTGAAGAAGCCTTAGCAGATATAAAATCAGGTCGCTCCGTTGTAGTTGTAGATGATGAAAATAGAGAAAACGAAGGGGATGTGATTTGTGCAGCACAGTTTGCTACCCCTGATATGATTAACTTTATGGCAGTAGAAGCAAGAGGTTTAATTTGTCTTGCCATGACGGGAGAAAGATTAGATGAACTAGATTTGCCTTTAATGGTGACAAAAAACACGGATAGTAATCAAACCGCTTTTACAGTAAGTATTGATGCCACAAAACATTTAGGAGTTAGTACTGGTATTTCTGCAGAAGATCGAGCAAAAACAATTCAGATTGCCATTAATCCTAACACACAGCCTGATGATTTAGCAAGACCGGGGCATATTTTCCCGTTACGAGCTAAAAAAGGAGGTGTTTTAAAACGGGCAGGGCATACCGAAGCCGCCGTAGATTTATCTCGTTTGGCTGGTTTATATCCAGCAGGAGTAATTTGTGAAATTCAAAATCCTGATGGTAGTATGGCACGTCTTCCAGAACTTTATCAATACGCCCAGCAACATAATTTAAAACTGATCAGTATTGCCGATTTAATTAGTTATCGCTTGAAATATGATCGTTTTGTTTATCGAGAAACAATTTGTAATTTCCCCAGTCAATTTGGAAACTTTCAGATCTATGCTTATAGAAATACATTAGATGGTACTGAACACATTGCCATTGTGAAGGGGGATATTCATCAATTTGGACAACAACCCGTCATGGTAAGAATGCACTCTGAATGCTTAACAGGTGATGCTTTAGGCTCATTACGTTGTGATTGTCGAATGCAGTTACAAGCAGCATTAAAAATGATTGAAAATGCAGGTTTGGGAGTTGTTGTTTATTTACGTCAAGAAGGGCGAGGTATCGGCTTAGTTAATAAACTTAAGGCTTACACTTTACAAGACAGGGGTTTTGATACTGTAGAGGCTAACGAAAAATTAGGTTTTCCTGCGGATTTACGAGATTATGGCATGGGTGCGCAAATGTTAAATGATTTAGGCATTAATCAAATCCGTTTAATTACTAATAATCCTAGAAAAATTGCTGGTTTAAAAGGTTATGGTATTGAAATAGTTGATCGTTTACCATTATTTATTGAAGCAAATGATTATAATTCTAATTATTTGGCTACTAAAGCTGAAAAATTAGGACATTTATTATTACAATCCTATCTCTGCACCGTGGCAATTACATGGGAAAATCCTTTAAAATCAGCTACAAAACGTTATCAAAAATTAGAAAATTTACGTAATTTAGCTCGGAGTAATAATTTAATTGTACAAGAAGAAACTCGTCCTGTTTCTATTGCTCTATTTAGTCAACCATCTATGATTTTTCACTTGGGTTTTGATAAACCAAATATGGTGGAATTAAGTTGGTATAAAAATAAAAATCATCCTTATTTAAGTGCTATTTTAGAAATACTAACTCAAATTACTTCATGGGAAAGTTTATCTACTTTACAATTTTTAATGGCTGATGCTGAAGATCCCATGTTAGGCTTGAAAGTAACTTTGGATAGGGAAAATATTGATACTGATTTCTCTGTAGATAAATTAAGTAATAAGTTAGAAACTCAAACTATTTATGTCTATCACAAACAATAG
- a CDS encoding glycosyltransferase family 2 protein: MAIDVEKEIYQLCIVIINYRTPQLTIDCLYSLLPQVKNLSSSYVVIVDNNSLDNSVNLMEEAISLNNWQPWISIIRSKINGGFSYGNNLGIKAIKANNYLLLNSDTILRDNAIEILLKALEKYPQGGIFSPRLEWLDETPQISCFRDRSPINELINAAQTSIVTKILSKYDIPLPVSEDVIEVQWTSFACVLIRAEVIEKIGLMDEDYFMYFDDIDYCRRTREAGWKIIHYPFARVVHLRGGSGSMKKDLATRKRPPAYLYASRSRYFAKFYGIFGLWLANLLWLIGRSISLTREIIEKKSPQTCDSEAKDIWLNCYNPLKSYNLKENYHEKKA; the protein is encoded by the coding sequence ATGGCTATTGATGTTGAAAAAGAAATATATCAATTATGTATTGTTATAATTAATTATCGTACTCCTCAATTAACTATTGATTGTTTATACTCTCTACTACCTCAAGTTAAAAATTTAAGTTCATCTTATGTTGTGATTGTAGATAATAATTCCCTTGATAATTCTGTAAATCTTATGGAAGAAGCGATCTCTTTAAATAATTGGCAACCATGGATATCAATAATTAGATCAAAGATTAATGGTGGTTTTTCCTATGGTAATAATTTAGGAATTAAAGCTATTAAAGCTAATAATTATTTACTTTTAAATAGTGATACCATCCTTCGTGATAATGCCATCGAAATTTTGTTAAAAGCCTTAGAAAAATATCCTCAAGGGGGAATTTTCAGTCCTCGTTTAGAGTGGTTAGATGAAACACCGCAAATTAGTTGTTTTCGAGATCGATCACCCATTAATGAATTGATAAATGCCGCTCAAACAAGTATTGTTACCAAAATACTAAGTAAATATGATATTCCTTTGCCTGTTAGTGAAGATGTTATCGAAGTTCAATGGACAAGTTTTGCCTGTGTGTTAATTAGAGCAGAAGTAATCGAAAAAATAGGGTTGATGGATGAAGATTATTTCATGTATTTTGATGATATTGATTATTGTCGTCGTACTAGAGAAGCAGGATGGAAAATAATTCATTATCCTTTCGCTAGAGTTGTTCATCTGAGAGGAGGTAGTGGTTCAATGAAAAAAGATCTTGCTACCAGAAAACGTCCTCCTGCTTATCTTTATGCTTCCCGTTCTCGATATTTTGCTAAGTTTTATGGTATTTTTGGCTTATGGTTAGCTAATTTATTGTGGTTAATAGGACGTAGTATTTCTTTAACTAGAGAAATAATCGAAAAAAAATCTCCTCAAACTTGTGACTCAGAAGCAAAAGATATTTGGTTAAACTGCTACAATCCTTTAAAATCTTATAATTTGAAAGAAAATTATCATGAAAAAAAAGCCTGA
- a CDS encoding sulfotransferase — MINKPCFLVGAERSGTTLLRLMLDHHPSIGWVQEFEYSIDLVTDNGQFPSLHQYYEWLETNRIFQSMGFMIDQNLDYPLLINSFLEQKFNSCKKPIIGATVHRHFDRLLYIWHDACFIHLIRDPRDVARSCIAMGWAGNVWYGVDRWLEAESLWDNFKKTITSDRYIEVKYENLITDPITVLSSISQFLGVNYDSLMLAYDQDTTYSSPDPKLIQQWRKKMSDFEIGLVESKIGNLLTNRDYELSGVKSVNPNFLVKKKLKIQNWWAKVKFRINRLGISLFLADFISRKLGLKSWQKQVTLSINEITKKNLK; from the coding sequence ATGATTAATAAACCTTGTTTTTTAGTAGGTGCAGAAAGGTCTGGTACTACTCTTTTACGTTTAATGTTAGATCACCATCCTTCCATTGGTTGGGTTCAAGAATTTGAATATTCCATTGATTTAGTTACCGATAATGGTCAATTTCCTTCACTCCATCAATATTATGAATGGTTAGAAACTAACCGTATTTTTCAATCTATGGGTTTTATGATTGATCAAAATCTTGATTATCCTTTATTAATAAATAGTTTTTTAGAACAGAAATTTAACTCTTGTAAAAAACCGATTATTGGTGCAACAGTGCATCGTCATTTCGATCGATTACTATATATTTGGCATGATGCTTGTTTCATTCATTTAATTCGAGATCCAAGAGATGTAGCACGTTCTTGTATCGCCATGGGGTGGGCAGGTAATGTTTGGTATGGTGTTGATCGTTGGTTGGAAGCAGAGTCTTTATGGGATAATTTCAAAAAAACTATTACTTCAGATCGATACATTGAAGTTAAATACGAAAATTTAATTACAGATCCCATAACGGTTTTAAGTTCTATTTCTCAATTTTTAGGAGTAAATTATGATTCGCTGATGTTGGCTTATGATCAAGACACTACTTATAGTTCACCAGATCCTAAATTAATACAACAATGGCGAAAAAAAATGTCAGATTTTGAAATTGGATTAGTAGAATCAAAAATAGGTAATTTATTAACTAACAGAGATTATGAATTAAGTGGAGTAAAATCAGTCAATCCTAACTTCTTGGTGAAAAAAAAATTAAAAATACAAAATTGGTGGGCAAAAGTCAAGTTTAGAATTAATCGTTTAGGAATATCTTTATTTTTAGCAGATTTTATTTCCCGTAAATTAGGTTTAAAATCATGGCAAAAACAAGTAACTTTATCCATTAATGAAATCACTAAAAAAAATTTAAAATGA
- a CDS encoding glycosyltransferase family A protein, which translates to MNTPFISIGILAYNESCVITKMLKSLFAQSIFQNHSFDKNIEIIVVPNGCTDNTGSVADHVLKSWQDKLLSSHNVRISYQIQEVTIAGKSNSWNLYIHNFSDKNAKYLFLADADIEFLNKDTLANMINTLENKPQTNIVVDKPVKDISVKENRNFVESISTIVSGKDMVKNQRKNEPLCGQLYGGRSSILRQIWMPPELLVEDGFLHRMIVTDLFTQNNFIPERIIVAENASHIFEAYTTISSLIRHEKRLIWGSIINSFIFDYLWEKSQAGENIGLLIKQNNEQNPLWLRELITQRIEQEGWWLISSSRIFRRFKSFSSDSFFRQCLFLPMKMIAFIFDLLVYISTNQDMKRKNYWESW; encoded by the coding sequence ATGAATACTCCTTTTATTAGCATTGGTATTCTTGCTTATAATGAATCTTGTGTAATCACAAAAATGTTAAAATCTCTTTTTGCTCAAAGTATTTTTCAGAATCATTCTTTTGATAAAAATATTGAAATCATAGTAGTGCCTAATGGCTGTACTGACAATACAGGGAGCGTTGCGGACCATGTTCTCAAATCATGGCAAGATAAATTATTAAGTTCTCATAATGTAAGAATATCTTACCAAATTCAAGAAGTTACAATAGCGGGAAAAAGTAATAGTTGGAATTTATATATTCATAATTTTTCTGATAAAAATGCGAAATATCTCTTTTTAGCCGATGCAGATATTGAGTTTTTGAATAAAGATACTTTAGCAAATATGATTAATACTCTGGAAAATAAGCCTCAGACTAATATTGTCGTAGATAAACCAGTCAAAGATATTAGTGTGAAAGAAAATAGAAATTTTGTTGAATCTATATCTACCATTGTTTCGGGGAAAGATATGGTTAAAAACCAACGGAAAAATGAACCTCTTTGTGGACAACTTTATGGTGGAAGAAGTTCTATTTTACGACAAATTTGGATGCCCCCAGAATTGTTGGTTGAAGATGGCTTTTTACATAGAATGATAGTTACAGATCTTTTCACTCAAAATAATTTTATACCTGAAAGAATTATAGTGGCTGAAAATGCTTCTCACATTTTTGAGGCTTATACAACTATTTCTTCACTAATACGCCATGAAAAACGTTTAATTTGGGGTAGTATTATTAATTCTTTTATTTTTGATTATTTATGGGAAAAATCCCAAGCTGGAGAAAATATTGGATTATTAATTAAGCAAAATAATGAACAAAATCCACTTTGGCTAAGAGAATTAATTACACAAAGAATTGAACAAGAAGGATGGTGGTTGATTTCTTCATCAAGAATTTTTCGTCGATTTAAAAGTTTTTCTTCTGATTCCTTTTTCCGTCAATGTTTATTTTTACCGATGAAGATGATAGCTTTTATTTTTGATTTACTTGTTTATATTAGTACAAATCAAGATATGAAAAGAAAAAATTATTGGGAATCTTGGTAA
- a CDS encoding glycosyltransferase family 2 protein translates to MLIVILFLINLTSLVILFISLIFFIECFASLFPLTIKINDSNQWYKTSVSILIPAHNEEIVIEQTLHTIIPQLKSTDELIVIADNCSDRTVEIVTRMGIKVIQRQNQELKGKGYALDFGLNYLRQNPPDIVIFIDADSIVQPNTIKILTETAIAKNKPIQGLYLMENSPEATPKDKISAFAFKVKNLVRPLGLHNLKQPCLLTGTGMTFPWHVIQKIDLGSNNIVEDMALGLDLAIAGYSPYFCLNTVILSILPQKKEVATIQRRRWEHGHLQTALQYIPRLIKESIKQKRLDLLIIASDLFIPPLSLLVSIWLGLSLISVLMIILNLNYIPFIALMIAGVMIFTGILIAWVKFGQEELPLINLLRIPLYILWKIPLYFKFLWKRENQWIRTERDI, encoded by the coding sequence ATGTTAATTGTTATTCTATTTTTGATTAATTTAACGTCATTGGTAATTTTATTTATCAGTTTGATTTTTTTCATTGAATGTTTTGCTTCTTTATTTCCTTTAACGATCAAGATTAATGATAGTAATCAATGGTATAAAACTTCTGTCAGTATTTTAATTCCAGCCCATAATGAAGAAATTGTTATTGAACAAACTTTACATACTATTATTCCTCAATTAAAATCTACAGATGAATTAATTGTTATTGCTGATAATTGTAGCGATCGCACAGTGGAAATCGTTACAAGAATGGGAATCAAAGTGATTCAACGTCAAAATCAAGAATTAAAAGGAAAAGGTTATGCGTTAGATTTCGGATTGAATTATCTGAGGCAAAATCCCCCTGATATTGTTATTTTTATTGATGCTGATTCCATTGTTCAACCTAACACCATTAAAATTTTAACGGAAACGGCGATCGCCAAAAATAAACCTATTCAGGGATTATATCTAATGGAAAATTCTCCCGAAGCAACTCCCAAGGATAAAATTTCCGCTTTTGCGTTTAAGGTAAAGAATTTAGTGCGCCCTCTAGGATTACATAATTTGAAACAACCATGTTTATTAACAGGCACTGGTATGACTTTTCCTTGGCACGTAATTCAAAAAATTGACCTTGGAAGTAATAATATTGTGGAAGATATGGCTTTAGGATTAGATTTAGCCATAGCTGGTTATTCTCCCTATTTTTGTCTAAATACTGTAATTTTGAGTATTTTGCCACAAAAAAAGGAAGTTGCGACTATTCAAAGAAGAAGATGGGAACACGGGCATTTACAAACAGCATTACAGTATATTCCTCGGCTAATCAAAGAAAGTATTAAACAAAAAAGATTAGATTTACTGATTATTGCTTCCGATTTATTTATTCCGCCATTATCTTTGTTGGTATCTATTTGGTTGGGATTAAGTTTAATTTCTGTATTGATGATAATTTTGAATCTTAATTATATTCCTTTCATTGCATTGATGATAGCAGGAGTAATGATTTTTACTGGAATTTTGATAGCATGGGTGAAATTTGGACAAGAAGAATTGCCTTTAATAAACTTATTAAGAATACCTTTATATATTCTCTGGAAAATACCTCTTTATTTTAAATTTTTGTGGAAACGAGAAAATCAATGGATTCGCACGGAAAGAGATATTTAA
- a CDS encoding sulfotransferase, with protein sequence MKKKPDFLIIGAMKCATSTLHEQLALQPDIFMTELKEPNFFSNDEQYQKGIEWYLSHFESASDNYLCGESSTHYTKLPTYPQTVSRIQTYLPNAKFIYVMRHPLDRLISQYVHEWSQRVIDININEAIYQYPELINYSKYTMQLLPYFEAFGQHRVLPIFFERLLKYPQIELEKICKFIDYPHQPQWQTIDALNVSTERMRRSEWRDILVEAPILKQIRRNFIPQNFRNRIKSLWTMKEKPQLKSENIKYLKSIFNEDLELLGYWLGIELNCDEFQKKIVNEKKVDWQNQNYQDSQ encoded by the coding sequence ATGAAAAAAAAGCCTGATTTTTTAATCATCGGAGCAATGAAATGTGCCACAAGTACTCTCCATGAACAATTAGCCTTACAGCCTGATATTTTCATGACAGAATTAAAAGAACCAAATTTTTTTAGTAACGATGAGCAATATCAAAAAGGAATAGAATGGTATTTATCTCATTTTGAATCGGCTTCTGATAATTATTTATGTGGAGAATCTAGCACTCACTATACTAAATTACCAACTTATCCTCAAACAGTTTCCCGTATTCAAACCTATTTACCAAATGCTAAATTTATTTATGTAATGCGTCATCCTCTCGATCGCCTTATTTCTCAATATGTTCATGAATGGTCTCAAAGAGTAATAGATATAAATATAAATGAAGCTATTTATCAATATCCAGAACTAATTAATTATAGCAAATATACGATGCAACTCTTGCCATATTTTGAGGCTTTTGGACAACATCGAGTTCTACCAATATTCTTTGAAAGATTATTAAAATATCCTCAAATAGAACTAGAAAAAATTTGTAAATTTATTGATTATCCTCATCAACCACAATGGCAAACAATAGATGCACTGAATGTTTCCACAGAAAGAATGCGTCGAAGTGAATGGCGTGATATTCTGGTAGAAGCTCCTATTCTAAAACAAATTAGACGAAATTTTATCCCCCAAAATTTTCGCAATAGAATCAAAAGTTTGTGGACGATGAAAGAAAAACCTCAACTAAAATCCGAAAATATCAAATATTTAAAATCAATATTTAATGAAGATTTAGAGTTATTAGGATATTGGTTAGGTATAGAACTTAATTGTGATGAATTTCAAAAAAAAATAGTTAATGAAAAAAAAGTTGATTGGCAAAATCAAAATTACCAAGATTCCCAATAA
- a CDS encoding cellulose-binding protein, with the protein MFKINNHFLSRYIIFFLSSLIVSCQYLTQNSVISNKNSTLAKEKQNILVQTSTSLGVGLHGISDWSTQHPFIDHFKTSRSWITQCVKSDENCLSKWSTKEENLLNLDQNGWVKSLPKKNDNLQYSRVSTLLFVGIPNLFPKGKYIVLYEGEGTLQYQFAGKKIISESKLGRDVIEVNSSDKRGILITITATDPKNTGNYIRNIRVIEAKNEQLFKQGEIFNPLFLEKIKPFSTLRFMDWMKTNNSPQKQWQDRPIPDIVTYSQKGVALETMIALANKLQKDVWFNIPHQATDEYIANFTQLVKNTLDPNLKIYLEFSNEVWNWQFKQAHYALAQGKKHWNQEGNAYMQWYGMRTAQMCDIAQKTFGDQKNRLNCVMSTQTSWQGLEKAVLDCPLWVAQGNNPCYKHGISAYAITGYFGSSLGIPENQSVVQSWLKESDGGFNKAIEHLKTGKLLHSKRKDSLPDINQKFLYHSQVAQARGLQLVAYEGGQHITGVKQVKNNQKLTDFFIALNRRPEMYDLYTELLNNWEKAGGGLFMHFVDIGKPSKHGSWGALEYLDQLESPKYKALIGFINNQKSDH; encoded by the coding sequence ATGTTTAAAATTAATAATCATTTTTTATCTCGATATATAATCTTTTTTTTATCTTCCTTAATAGTTAGTTGTCAATATTTAACTCAAAATAGTGTGATATCTAACAAAAATAGTACTTTAGCTAAAGAAAAACAAAATATTCTTGTTCAAACATCAACATCTTTAGGCGTAGGGTTACATGGTATCAGTGATTGGTCAACTCAACACCCTTTTATTGATCATTTTAAAACTTCAAGATCATGGATTACTCAGTGTGTAAAATCAGACGAGAATTGTTTAAGCAAATGGAGTACAAAAGAAGAAAACTTACTAAATTTAGATCAAAATGGTTGGGTAAAATCTCTGCCTAAAAAAAATGATAACCTTCAATATTCTCGTGTAAGTACTCTTTTATTTGTTGGCATACCAAATCTTTTTCCTAAAGGTAAATATATTGTTTTATATGAAGGTGAAGGTACATTACAATATCAATTTGCAGGAAAAAAAATTATATCAGAGTCAAAATTAGGACGAGATGTTATTGAAGTTAATTCTAGTGATAAAAGAGGAATTCTAATTACTATAACTGCTACTGATCCTAAAAATACAGGTAACTATATTCGCAATATTCGAGTTATAGAAGCAAAAAATGAACAATTATTTAAGCAAGGAGAAATTTTTAATCCCTTATTTTTAGAGAAAATCAAGCCTTTTAGTACTTTACGTTTTATGGATTGGATGAAAACAAATAATTCTCCACAAAAGCAATGGCAAGATAGACCAATTCCTGACATTGTAACCTATAGTCAAAAAGGTGTTGCTTTAGAAACCATGATCGCTTTAGCAAATAAATTACAAAAAGATGTTTGGTTTAATATTCCTCATCAAGCAACCGATGAATATATCGCTAATTTTACTCAATTGGTGAAAAATACATTAGATCCCAATTTAAAAATATATTTAGAATTTTCTAATGAAGTATGGAATTGGCAATTTAAACAAGCACATTATGCTTTAGCACAAGGTAAAAAACACTGGAATCAAGAAGGTAATGCTTATATGCAATGGTATGGAATGCGTACTGCTCAAATGTGTGATATTGCTCAAAAAACCTTTGGAGATCAAAAAAATCGTTTAAACTGTGTGATGTCCACTCAAACTTCATGGCAAGGATTAGAAAAAGCTGTTTTAGATTGTCCTTTATGGGTTGCACAGGGTAATAATCCATGTTATAAACATGGTATTTCTGCTTATGCTATTACGGGATATTTTGGTAGTAGTTTAGGAATACCTGAGAATCAATCTGTCGTACAGTCATGGTTAAAAGAATCTGATGGAGGCTTTAATAAAGCTATAGAACATTTAAAAACAGGAAAATTACTCCACAGTAAAAGAAAAGATAGTTTACCAGATATTAATCAAAAATTTCTTTATCATAGCCAAGTAGCGCAAGCAAGAGGTTTACAATTAGTAGCTTATGAAGGGGGACAACATATAACAGGAGTAAAACAAGTTAAAAATAATCAAAAACTAACTGATTTTTTCATCGCCTTAAATCGTCGTCCAGAAATGTATGATCTCTATACTGAATTATTGAATAATTGGGAAAAAGCTGGAGGAGGTTTATTTATGCACTTTGTTGACATAGGCAAACCTAGTAAACATGGCAGTTGGGGAGCTTTAGAGTATTTAGATCAATTAGAATCTCCTAAATATAAAGCTTTAATCGGTTTTATTAATAATCAAAAATCAGATCATTAA
- a CDS encoding polysaccharide pyruvyl transferase family protein, with translation MVEQLNTQAFFPYLKNKLRIELLKSKYSFENPLWNSIWASHINFLWFETKNWGDALNPMMIELISGVKARGIDINLKQESDWKPNLKGKSLYLVIGSTLHHADSNTIVWGSGFTSQGNIFVEKPKEICAVRGLLSAKLVRKLGVNCPDVYGDPALLLPRFYQPKVTSKYKLGIIPHFLDWHDPKLKKFYNQPDVLLINIKDSLKKVVRNICSCEKIVSSSLHGLIASDAYGIPSGWIRLSDKIPGKNFKFQDYFSSLGLSEQQVYTIQSDTTISQLYNLCQNRSVNIDLDRLMEVCPFR, from the coding sequence ATGGTTGAGCAACTAAATACACAAGCCTTTTTTCCATATTTAAAAAATAAGTTGCGAATAGAATTACTCAAAAGTAAATACTCTTTTGAAAATCCTCTATGGAATTCCATTTGGGCATCTCATATTAATTTTTTATGGTTTGAGACTAAAAATTGGGGTGATGCACTTAATCCCATGATGATAGAGCTAATTTCAGGAGTTAAAGCTAGGGGCATTGATATTAATCTTAAACAAGAATCAGATTGGAAACCAAACTTGAAAGGTAAATCTCTTTATCTTGTTATTGGTAGCACTCTACATCATGCTGATTCTAATACTATTGTTTGGGGTAGTGGTTTCACGAGTCAGGGAAATATTTTTGTTGAAAAACCAAAAGAGATTTGTGCAGTAAGAGGTCTTCTGAGTGCTAAGCTCGTCAGAAAACTAGGAGTTAATTGTCCTGATGTTTATGGAGATCCAGCTTTATTATTACCCCGATTTTATCAACCGAAAGTAACAAGTAAGTATAAATTAGGAATAATACCTCATTTTTTAGATTGGCATGATCCAAAATTAAAAAAATTTTATAATCAGCCAGATGTTTTATTAATTAATATTAAAGATTCCTTAAAAAAAGTAGTGCGAAATATCTGTAGTTGTGAAAAAATTGTATCGAGTTCTTTACATGGATTAATCGCATCAGATGCTTATGGCATTCCTTCTGGTTGGATTCGTTTATCGGATAAAATACCGGGCAAAAACTTTAAGTTTCAAGATTATTTTAGTTCTTTGGGACTATCAGAACAACAAGTTTATACTATTCAATCAGATACAACAATATCTCAATTATATAATCTTTGCCAAAATAGAAGTGTAAATATTGATCTGGATAGACTAATGGAAGTTTGTCCTTTTAGGTAA